The Saccharomonospora cyanea NA-134 genome includes a region encoding these proteins:
- a CDS encoding glycosyltransferase family 87 protein, with protein MSSDIHGPPSAPTPDTASLDATQREVPSWSDPLAQAATRPLGGPLGTHAAVGRHWFWTPLRVCLLLAVLALTAGWFGKAACIQQYVTDDGDAELDWRSGRQYVAMCYSDIVPLYTAERLDEPDSFPYATSWVENEGTEHEQVRYMEYPVLSGLFQWVNAKLTHGWTAAAESGWLPGALPVAVYFNITAFFLSAAWLVTVWAVARTARRRVWDAAIVAVSPLVVVHAFTNFDALATAAAATGLLAWSRRKPVLAGVLLGVGAAAKLYPLFFLGPLLVLCLRAGKMKAWGSTAGTAVLTWGVINLPFMLFLREGWSEFFRLNTQRDMDPDSLYNVVSYFTGWQGFDGPLAPGEAPTVLNTVSGALFLALCAGIAYVGLSAPRRPRVAQLCFLVVAAFLLTNKVWSPQYSLWLVPLAVLALPRWRLLLGWMVVDALVWAPRMFYYLGTGNKGLPEGWFLGTVVVRDIVVVLLCVLVLREIYRPSRDLVRVAGTDDPTGGVLDGAEDSVVLRPRRRQGGERPERGDHSLARRNSMSAA; from the coding sequence GTGTCCAGCGATATCCATGGCCCGCCTTCTGCCCCGACGCCCGACACCGCGTCGCTGGACGCCACGCAGCGGGAGGTGCCGAGTTGGTCCGACCCACTCGCCCAGGCGGCCACCCGCCCCCTGGGCGGACCGCTGGGCACGCACGCCGCTGTGGGCAGGCACTGGTTCTGGACACCGCTGCGGGTGTGCCTCCTGCTGGCCGTCCTCGCCCTGACCGCCGGCTGGTTCGGTAAGGCCGCGTGCATCCAGCAGTACGTCACCGACGACGGCGACGCCGAACTCGACTGGCGGTCGGGCAGGCAGTACGTGGCGATGTGCTACTCCGACATCGTCCCGCTCTACACCGCCGAACGGCTCGACGAGCCCGACTCCTTCCCCTACGCCACGAGCTGGGTGGAGAACGAGGGCACCGAGCACGAGCAGGTGCGGTACATGGAGTACCCGGTACTGAGTGGCCTGTTCCAGTGGGTCAACGCGAAGCTGACACACGGCTGGACCGCCGCGGCCGAGTCGGGCTGGCTGCCGGGTGCCCTGCCCGTGGCGGTGTACTTCAACATCACGGCCTTCTTCCTGTCGGCGGCGTGGCTCGTCACCGTGTGGGCGGTCGCCCGGACCGCGCGGCGCCGGGTGTGGGACGCCGCCATCGTGGCCGTGTCACCGCTCGTGGTGGTACACGCGTTCACGAACTTCGACGCCCTCGCCACCGCCGCGGCGGCCACGGGCCTGCTCGCCTGGTCGCGCAGGAAACCGGTGCTCGCCGGAGTGCTGCTGGGTGTCGGGGCGGCGGCGAAGCTCTACCCGCTGTTCTTCCTCGGCCCGCTGCTCGTGCTGTGCCTGCGGGCCGGGAAGATGAAGGCGTGGGGCAGCACCGCGGGTACCGCGGTGCTCACGTGGGGCGTCATCAACCTGCCCTTCATGTTGTTCCTGCGCGAGGGTTGGTCGGAGTTCTTCCGTCTCAACACCCAGCGGGACATGGACCCGGACTCGCTGTACAACGTCGTCTCGTACTTCACCGGCTGGCAGGGCTTCGACGGGCCACTCGCGCCCGGTGAAGCTCCCACGGTGCTCAACACGGTGAGCGGGGCGCTCTTCCTCGCGCTGTGCGCGGGCATCGCCTACGTGGGCCTCTCGGCTCCTCGCAGGCCCAGGGTGGCGCAGTTGTGCTTCCTCGTCGTGGCGGCGTTCCTGCTCACCAACAAGGTGTGGAGCCCGCAGTACTCGCTGTGGCTCGTGCCGCTGGCCGTGCTGGCACTGCCGCGCTGGCGGCTGCTGCTCGGCTGGATGGTGGTCGACGCGCTCGTGTGGGCGCCCCGGATGTTCTACTACCTCGGCACCGGCAACAAGGGCCTGCCGGAGGGCTGGTTCCTCGGCACGGTGGTCGTGCGCGACATCGTGGTGGTACTGCTCTGTGTACTCGTCCTGCGGGAGATCTACCGGCCTTCGCGTGACCTGGTGCGGGTCGCGGGCACGGACGATCCCACCGGTGGTGTACTGGACGGCGCCGAGGACTCCGTGGTGCTCAGGCCGCGGCGACGGCAGGGCGGGGAGAGGCCCGAGCGCGGCGATCACAGCCTCGCGCGCAGGAACTCGATGTCGGCCGCCTGA
- a CDS encoding deoxyribonuclease IV, producing MQIGAHVRDDDPLTTARERAAESVQFFLADPQSWKKPQPHPQATELADAGVAVYVHAPYVLNVASLNNRIRIPSRKMVAQHAAAAAETGARGLIVHGGHVRRGEDPAEGLANWRKLFQRQEEQGGFGVPVLIENTAGGEGAMARDLDVLARLWDEVADFGAGFCLDTCHAHSAGWDLSETVERVRAITGRIDLVHLNNSRDGHGSQRDRHANVVGGEGTIDPELLVAVAREAGAPVVVETPQEGQAADIEFLRARL from the coding sequence ATGCAGATCGGCGCGCACGTTCGTGATGACGATCCCCTGACGACTGCTCGGGAACGAGCCGCGGAATCGGTGCAGTTCTTTCTCGCCGACCCGCAGAGCTGGAAGAAGCCGCAGCCGCACCCGCAGGCGACCGAGCTGGCCGACGCGGGCGTCGCGGTGTACGTCCACGCGCCGTACGTGCTCAACGTGGCCTCGCTCAACAACCGCATCCGGATCCCCTCGCGCAAGATGGTCGCCCAGCACGCCGCGGCCGCTGCCGAGACGGGGGCGCGGGGACTGATCGTGCACGGCGGGCACGTGCGCAGGGGCGAGGACCCCGCCGAGGGCTTGGCGAACTGGCGCAAGCTCTTCCAGCGACAGGAGGAGCAGGGCGGGTTCGGCGTGCCCGTGCTCATCGAGAACACGGCGGGCGGCGAAGGCGCCATGGCCCGCGACCTCGACGTGCTCGCCCGGTTGTGGGACGAGGTCGCCGACTTCGGCGCGGGGTTCTGCCTGGACACCTGCCATGCCCACTCCGCGGGCTGGGACCTGTCGGAGACGGTGGAGCGCGTGCGCGCGATCACGGGACGGATCGACCTCGTGCACCTCAACAACTCACGCGACGGCCACGGCTCGCAACGTGATCGCCATGCGAACGTCGTCGGTGGCGAGGGCACCATCGACCCGGAGCTGCTCGTCGCGGTGGCGCGGGAGGCCGGTGCGCCGGTGGTCGTGGAGACGCCCCAGGAGGGTCAGGCGGCCGACATCGAGTTCCTGCGCGCGAGGCTGTGA
- the rpsF gene encoding 30S ribosomal protein S6 — MSRHYEVMVILDPSLDERTVSPTLENFLQVIRSSGGNVEKVDVWGRRRLAYEIGKHAEGIYAVLDLYTDPDAVKELDRQLSLQETVLRTKVVRRRAPRGAKKAAKAAAKA, encoded by the coding sequence GTGTCACGCCATTACGAGGTCATGGTGATCCTCGACCCGTCGCTCGACGAGCGCACCGTCTCGCCGACTCTGGAGAACTTCCTCCAGGTCATCCGCTCGTCTGGTGGCAACGTCGAGAAGGTGGACGTGTGGGGCCGCCGCAGGCTGGCCTACGAGATCGGCAAGCACGCCGAGGGCATCTACGCCGTCCTGGACCTCTACACCGACCCGGACGCGGTGAAGGAACTCGACCGGCAGCTGTCGCTCCAGGAGACCGTGCTGCGCACCAAGGTCGTCCGCAGGCGCGCTCCGCGCGGCGCGAAGAAGGCCGCCAAGGCCGCCGCGAAGGCCTGA
- a CDS encoding single-stranded DNA-binding protein, translating into MAGDTIITVVGNLTADPELRFTPSGAAVANFTVASTPRTFDRQTGEWKDGEALFLRCNIWRQAAENVAETLTRGARVIVQGRLKQRSFETKEGEKRTVVELEVDEIGPSLRYATAKVNKVSRGGGGGGGFGGGGGAPADDPWGSAPPTGGSGGFSDEPPF; encoded by the coding sequence ATGGCCGGAGACACCATCATCACTGTGGTCGGCAACCTCACCGCCGACCCCGAACTGCGGTTCACGCCGTCCGGCGCGGCGGTCGCGAACTTCACCGTCGCGTCCACGCCCCGGACCTTCGACCGCCAGACCGGCGAGTGGAAGGACGGCGAGGCGCTGTTCCTGCGCTGCAACATCTGGCGTCAGGCGGCTGAGAACGTCGCCGAGACCCTCACCAGGGGCGCCCGGGTCATCGTGCAGGGCAGGCTCAAGCAGCGGTCGTTCGAGACCAAGGAAGGCGAGAAGCGCACGGTCGTCGAACTCGAGGTCGACGAGATCGGGCCCTCACTGCGCTACGCCACGGCGAAGGTCAACAAGGTCAGCCGAGGCGGCGGAGGCGGCGGCGGCTTCGGCGGCGGCGGTGGCGCTCCGGCCGACGACCCGTGGGGCTCCGCACCTCCGACGGGCGGCTCGGGCGGTTTCTCCGACGAACCGCCGTTCTGA
- the rpsR gene encoding 30S ribosomal protein S18, translating to MAKPPVRKPKKKVCVFCKAEKQGHPELIDYKDTNMLRKYISDRGKIRARRVTGNCSQHQRDIATAVKNSREMALLPYTSTAR from the coding sequence GTGGCGAAGCCACCAGTTCGCAAGCCGAAGAAGAAGGTCTGCGTGTTCTGCAAGGCCGAGAAGCAGGGTCACCCCGAGCTGATCGACTACAAGGACACCAACATGCTGCGGAAGTACATCTCCGACCGCGGCAAGATCCGTGCGCGCCGGGTCACCGGCAACTGCAGCCAGCACCAGCGCGACATCGCCACCGCGGTGAAGAACTCGCGCGAGATGGCACTGCTGCCCTACACGTCGACGGCTCGCTGA
- the rplI gene encoding 50S ribosomal protein L9 yields MAKIILTTDVANLGGPGDIVEVKDGYARNYLLPRGLAITATKGAEKNIRTIRRVQEARRIRDLDHAKEIRSTLEGLGTVQVKGKAAEGSKKLFGSITAADIVGAISSAGGPKLDKRIIDAGQHIKTLGKHQVRARLHPEVTVDLRLEVVPQ; encoded by the coding sequence ATGGCGAAGATCATCCTGACGACCGACGTGGCGAACCTCGGCGGCCCCGGCGACATCGTCGAGGTCAAGGACGGCTACGCCCGCAACTACCTGCTGCCGCGTGGCCTCGCCATCACGGCGACGAAGGGCGCGGAGAAGAACATCCGCACCATCCGGCGGGTGCAGGAGGCGCGGCGCATCCGCGACCTGGACCACGCCAAGGAGATCCGCTCCACCCTGGAGGGTCTCGGCACCGTGCAGGTCAAGGGCAAGGCGGCGGAGGGCTCGAAGAAGCTCTTCGGTTCCATCACCGCGGCCGACATCGTCGGCGCGATCTCCTCGGCCGGTGGTCCGAAGCTCGACAAGCGGATCATCGACGCCGGCCAGCACATCAAGACGCTGGGCAAGCACCAGGTCCGGGCCCGCCTGCACCCCGAGGTGACGGTGGACCTGCGGCTGGAGGTCGTCCCCCAGTAA